A genomic segment from Bradyrhizobium diazoefficiens USDA 110 encodes:
- a CDS encoding ABC transporter substrate-binding protein has translation MIMNRRSLMTTALTLGAMKAFPGLSFAQARPLVFATFTGSWEEAHKAVLVPAFRKANADAAIVLDPMLSVDQIAKVNAAKANPPIDVMLHDPGPALVAIGQDLVEPYPVEKSAYYKDLIAEAQEPMGPAPFFQVVGLTYNPEAVKTPPTSWADLWKPEFKGRVGITNLNSTLGTGWLVEIAKMRGGSEANVDPGFKALEELKPNLAAVAANPGALATLFQQGQIDISPGNFNAIQILKARGVPVEFVAPKEGAIAFKTTIHIVKNSPNRELAFKLIEAALTPEVQTTLMNPPYLIVPTNSKVTMGGEIARVLAKDTAELKQKFVFQDWKKINEQRSAWIERFNREIKI, from the coding sequence ATGATCATGAACCGCCGAAGCCTGATGACGACCGCACTCACACTCGGCGCCATGAAGGCGTTTCCCGGCCTGAGCTTCGCCCAGGCCCGCCCGCTGGTGTTCGCGACCTTCACCGGAAGCTGGGAGGAGGCGCACAAGGCCGTGCTGGTGCCGGCGTTCCGGAAAGCCAACGCGGACGCCGCGATCGTGCTCGATCCCATGCTCTCGGTCGACCAGATCGCGAAGGTCAATGCCGCCAAGGCCAATCCGCCGATCGACGTCATGCTGCATGATCCCGGCCCCGCCCTCGTCGCGATCGGCCAGGACCTGGTCGAGCCCTATCCGGTCGAGAAGAGCGCCTACTACAAGGACCTGATCGCCGAGGCACAGGAGCCGATGGGCCCCGCCCCGTTCTTCCAGGTCGTCGGCCTCACCTACAATCCGGAAGCCGTCAAGACGCCGCCGACCTCCTGGGCCGATCTCTGGAAGCCGGAGTTCAAGGGGCGCGTCGGCATCACCAATCTCAACTCGACGCTCGGCACCGGCTGGCTGGTCGAGATCGCCAAGATGCGCGGCGGCTCGGAAGCCAATGTCGATCCCGGCTTCAAGGCGCTGGAGGAGTTGAAGCCCAATCTCGCCGCGGTCGCCGCCAATCCCGGCGCGCTCGCGACCCTGTTCCAGCAAGGCCAGATCGACATCTCACCCGGCAATTTCAACGCCATCCAGATCCTGAAGGCGCGCGGCGTGCCGGTCGAGTTCGTGGCCCCGAAGGAAGGCGCCATCGCCTTCAAGACCACGATCCATATCGTCAAGAACTCGCCCAACCGCGAGCTCGCCTTCAAGCTGATCGAGGCCGCGCTGACGCCCGAGGTGCAGACCACGCTGATGAACCCGCCCTACCTGATCGTGCCCACCAACTCCAAGGTGACGATGGGCGGCGAGATCGCGCGCGTGCTCGCCAAGGACACCGCCGAGCTGAAGCAGAAGTTCGTGTTCCAGGACTGGAAGAAGATCAACGAGCAGCGCTCGGCCTGGATCGAGCGCTTCAACCGCGAGATCAAGATCTAA
- a CDS encoding ABC transporter ATP-binding protein, protein MADAPSGRSLVVDAVTHRYPSGALAVENINLDIKGGEIIALLGPSGCGKTTLLRIIAGFIAQTQGRIIIGDDIVDSLPPNRRAVGIVFQNYALFPHLSISENVAYGLAARGIDKASRQREAQRLLELVQLPTMAERLPRQLSGGQQQRVALARALAIKPSILLLDEPFAALDKNLRLDMQIEVKRLQRVSGITTLIVTHDQEEALSMADRVAVLSHGKLEQFGSPSDVYDRPQTLFVNTFVGSTNRMPGVVISADRTAAKVRLDAGAEIIARPAGGALAEGGRVTVCIRPEHLQFVGDETGFAGVVGMSLPLGATVVHEVTTADGSGVKVSQARIGETRALENGAAVRLAPLAPSLANAFPATL, encoded by the coding sequence ATGGCTGATGCGCCAAGCGGACGTTCGCTCGTCGTCGATGCGGTCACGCACCGCTATCCGAGCGGCGCACTCGCGGTCGAGAACATCAATCTCGACATCAAGGGCGGCGAGATCATCGCCCTGCTCGGTCCGTCAGGCTGCGGCAAGACCACCCTGCTGCGGATCATCGCCGGCTTCATCGCGCAGACGCAGGGGCGCATCATCATCGGCGACGACATCGTCGATTCGCTGCCGCCGAACCGCCGCGCGGTCGGCATCGTGTTCCAGAACTACGCGCTGTTTCCGCACCTGTCGATCAGCGAGAACGTTGCCTACGGGCTCGCCGCGCGCGGCATCGACAAGGCGAGCCGCCAGCGCGAGGCGCAGCGCCTGCTGGAGCTGGTGCAACTACCGACCATGGCAGAACGATTGCCGCGGCAGCTCTCCGGCGGCCAGCAGCAGCGCGTTGCGCTCGCCCGCGCGCTCGCGATCAAGCCGTCGATCCTGCTGCTCGACGAGCCCTTTGCCGCGCTCGACAAGAATTTGCGGCTCGACATGCAGATCGAGGTCAAGCGGCTGCAACGCGTCTCCGGCATCACCACGCTGATCGTGACGCACGACCAGGAAGAGGCGCTGTCGATGGCCGACCGCGTCGCCGTGCTGAGCCATGGCAAGCTCGAGCAGTTCGGCTCGCCGTCCGACGTCTACGACCGTCCGCAGACGCTGTTCGTCAATACCTTTGTCGGCTCGACCAATCGCATGCCCGGTGTCGTGATCTCGGCGGACCGCACCGCCGCAAAGGTCCGCCTCGATGCCGGCGCGGAGATCATCGCACGTCCCGCGGGCGGCGCGCTCGCCGAAGGTGGCCGCGTCACCGTCTGCATCCGGCCCGAGCATCTGCAATTCGTCGGCGACGAAACCGGCTTTGCCGGCGTGGTCGGCATGTCGCTGCCGCTGGGCGCCACCGTCGTGCACGAAGTCACGACCGCCGACGGCTCCGGCGTCAAGGTCTCGCAGGCGCGCATCGGCGAGACGCGCGCGCTGGAGAACGGCGCGGCGGTGCGCCTCGCACCGCTCGCCCCATCGCTCGCCAACGCCTTTCCCGCAACGCTTTAG
- a CDS encoding amidase encodes MTSVCDLTATELARAIARGELSSRDAVEAHLARIADLDTRLAAFVTVDAEGARRLAEICDAAPAPIGPLHGVPIGIKDLTDTGGLTTTYGSALFRDHVPAEDELVVARLRRAGAIILGKTNTPEFGFGAVCTNRLRGPTRNPFDPALTSGGSSGGSAVAVAAGMVPLAHGTDFGGSVRTPASFCDVASIRPTPGRIPSPRRPLGWDMLASHGFLARGVDDLALALSVCAGSDAHDPLSARVVSDDRAIAGRPRIAVTPDFGVAPVAREVRARFAAACEALARVANVVPSSPDCGGAIETFRTLRAAHIANSYGDLLKTRRAELTPTVIWNIEAGAKLSAEDYLTAERRRTAIYRSFRELFTRADFLVAPAASVLPWPNEISDVTAIDGAALETPIDYLAVTFIVSLVGFPVLTLPAPRDVNELPFGIQIIAPPGGESRLFAFGRAIENELGFSHRRPPL; translated from the coding sequence ATGACATCGGTTTGCGACCTCACGGCCACGGAGCTTGCGCGCGCTATCGCGAGAGGCGAGCTGTCCTCGCGTGACGCCGTCGAGGCGCACCTCGCACGGATTGCGGACCTCGATACCCGATTGGCGGCGTTCGTCACGGTCGATGCGGAGGGCGCCCGCCGTTTGGCGGAAATCTGCGATGCGGCGCCCGCGCCGATCGGACCGCTGCATGGCGTGCCGATCGGGATCAAGGACCTCACCGATACCGGCGGGCTGACCACCACCTACGGCTCGGCTTTGTTCCGCGATCACGTCCCGGCCGAGGACGAGCTCGTGGTCGCGCGGCTGCGGCGCGCCGGCGCGATCATTCTGGGAAAGACCAACACGCCGGAATTCGGCTTCGGTGCGGTCTGCACCAACCGGTTGCGCGGGCCGACGCGCAATCCCTTCGATCCCGCGCTGACCTCCGGCGGATCGTCCGGCGGCTCTGCCGTTGCGGTCGCGGCCGGCATGGTGCCGCTGGCGCACGGCACCGATTTCGGCGGCTCGGTGCGCACGCCCGCAAGCTTCTGCGACGTCGCCTCGATCCGGCCGACGCCCGGCCGCATCCCGTCGCCGCGCCGCCCGCTCGGCTGGGATATGCTGGCCAGCCACGGCTTCCTCGCCCGCGGCGTCGACGATCTCGCGCTTGCGCTGTCGGTATGCGCGGGAAGCGACGCGCACGATCCGCTCTCGGCCCGCGTAGTCAGTGACGATCGAGCGATCGCAGGACGTCCCCGGATCGCCGTCACGCCTGACTTCGGCGTCGCGCCGGTTGCACGCGAGGTTCGTGCGCGTTTCGCAGCGGCTTGCGAGGCGCTCGCGCGCGTGGCCAATGTTGTGCCGTCCTCGCCCGATTGCGGCGGCGCGATCGAGACGTTTCGTACGTTGCGCGCCGCGCACATCGCCAATAGCTATGGCGATCTTTTGAAGACGCGTCGCGCCGAGCTCACGCCCACCGTGATCTGGAATATCGAGGCGGGCGCAAAACTCTCCGCCGAGGACTATCTCACCGCCGAGCGCCGCCGTACGGCGATCTACCGCAGCTTTCGCGAGCTGTTCACGCGCGCCGATTTCCTGGTCGCGCCGGCGGCATCGGTCTTGCCCTGGCCGAACGAGATCAGCGACGTCACCGCGATCGACGGCGCCGCGCTGGAGACGCCGATCGACTATCTCGCTGTCACCTTCATCGTGTCGCTGGTCGGGTTTCCGGTCCTGACCTTGCCGGCACCCAGGGATGTGAACGAGCTGCCGTTCGGCATCCAGATCATCGCGCCGCCCGGCGGCGAATCCCGCTTGTTTGCCTTCGGCCGTGCCATCGAGAACGAATTGGGGTTTTCGCATCGCCGGCCGCCTCTCTGA
- a CDS encoding aspartate/glutamate racemase family protein — MKLLLLNPNTSTEVTHLMMGVGQRAASSGTELIPCTATRGVPYIATRTEAQIGGAIALEMLAEQHRNVDAAIIAAFGDPGLFAARETFDIPVVGMAEAAMLTACMAGRRFAIVTFAQALGPWYEECVRAHGLWERCAGIRMLDTPFQAISEVGTEKEDVLVDLAQRAIVEDDADVLIFAGAPLSGLAERVADRIPVPVVDQVVASVKQAEALHALRLRKATAGTFRRPAAKPTIGLAEALAARLEHRDS; from the coding sequence ATGAAGCTGCTGCTGCTCAATCCGAACACCAGCACCGAAGTCACGCACCTGATGATGGGGGTCGGGCAGCGCGCGGCCTCATCAGGCACCGAGCTGATCCCCTGCACCGCGACCCGCGGCGTGCCCTATATCGCGACGCGGACCGAGGCGCAGATCGGCGGCGCCATTGCGCTGGAGATGCTGGCCGAGCAGCACCGGAACGTCGATGCCGCGATCATCGCCGCCTTCGGCGATCCCGGCCTGTTCGCGGCGCGCGAAACCTTCGACATTCCCGTGGTCGGCATGGCGGAAGCCGCGATGCTGACGGCTTGCATGGCCGGCCGCCGCTTCGCCATCGTCACCTTCGCGCAGGCGTTGGGCCCCTGGTACGAGGAATGCGTCCGCGCCCACGGGCTATGGGAGCGCTGCGCCGGCATCCGCATGCTCGACACGCCGTTCCAGGCGATCTCCGAGGTCGGCACCGAGAAGGAGGATGTGCTGGTCGATCTCGCCCAGCGCGCCATCGTCGAGGATGACGCCGACGTGCTGATTTTTGCGGGCGCGCCGCTCTCGGGCCTCGCCGAACGCGTGGCCGACCGGATTCCCGTCCCCGTCGTCGATCAAGTCGTCGCCTCAGTGAAGCAGGCCGAAGCGCTTCATGCGCTGCGCCTGCGCAAGGCAACGGCGGGCACGTTCCGCCGGCCCGCCGCCAAGCCGACCATCGGTCTTGCCGAGGCGCTCGCCGCCCGGCTCGAGCATCGCGACAGCTGA